The genomic window TGCACTAAAAAATGCATATTCCACTGTCTATGACTCTGACGCCTCAACCTGAGGGGGAATTTTTCCCCGCCGGTTCTAGCTGGATTCATCCACCCCAAACAGTCAATCCAGGAATTGGCGCAGTTCTTGGCTCTGTTTTAGAACAATTTCCTCAAGGAATTCTTGTTGTTTCCCAGGGGTGTCATTTACTCTATGCCAACCCCCGTGCGAAGGTATTTTGCCAAGAAATGTTGCACTTGGAAGATAATCCCAATGTTCTGCCAGACTTCATTATTGATGCCTGTGGCCGCTTTCTAACGCATCAATCTACTATGACAACCAATTATGTGGCGGAAATACGCCTCCGCGAAGGTATACAACTCCGATTACAGATCCAATGGATCAGTCCGATCGAGTCTGACAATAAGGAACTTGTGGAAGCATCGAAATTGATAATGGTAACGATTGAA from Alkalinema sp. FACHB-956 includes these protein-coding regions:
- a CDS encoding LuxR C-terminal-related transcriptional regulator, with the translated sequence MTLTPQPEGEFFPAGSSWIHPPQTVNPGIGAVLGSVLEQFPQGILVVSQGCHLLYANPRAKVFCQEMLHLEDNPNVLPDFIIDACGRFLTHQSTMTTNYVAEIRLREGIQLRLQIQWISPIESDNKELVEASKLIMVTIEDGYERSLQERWLQQQRYGLTEREAEVWELMLQQCSYQEIANKLEISLNTVKTHLKNIYAKRRARFQSAKAQQPSDTTLPELN